A window of Deltaproteobacteria bacterium genomic DNA:
GAGGGAAGGGGGCAAGAACAGGGGAGTTGAGGCTTGGAAGCGGGCCTCCAGAGGGGCGGGAAAAAACCATAAAGGCCCTGGGAAATCTTAGAGGAGGACAGGCAACATAAAGGCCCACAGATCCCATGGGTCAAAAGTTGCTGACTTTTTCGGTGCGCCAGAAATCCCTGAAGCGGAGGCGGCCGGGTAGTTCGCTGGGGTAAAACTCCAGATACCCGGAGAAACCAACCGCATGAGGGAATGGGGGCTCTAAAGAGTCACCGGCGCCCGGAATGGTTTTGAGACTCCAGAAAGGCGGAAAGGCATCTCCTCAAACGATAGATTGATTATCTACCCCGTGAGATAGGCGAAAGCCGCCATCTCACGGGGTTTTTTTGTTGAAGTAAAAACGTGACTTAAACGGTAAATGACGTGCCGCACCCGCAGGAACCTTTGGCGTTGGGGTTTCTCACCGTAAAGCCGGAGCCCTTGAAATCCTCCACGAAATCGACCACCGACCCCATCAGATAGGTTTTGCTCTGCGGATCGATCAGAACATCGATATCTCCACAGGCCACTTTTTCATCTCCGGCGCGGAGTTCATCAAAGGTAAACCCGTACTGAAACCCGCTACATCCCCCCCCCTCCACAAAAACGCGGAACATCTTGTCCTTTGCATCGGGCGTTTTCTCCCTGAAGGCCCTCACCTTGGCCGCGGCATTGTCGGTCAAGCTGACAAGCGGCTTAAGGCCGGTCCCCATTGAAAGAGGGGCAGGGGGTGAAACCTGAATGTTTTCCATAGTCGATCTCCTTGTTATTCCATCCTAGTTGCTCCTGTCCGGGTTGTCAATTCCCAGCCGGCCCCAGATTTCGTCAATCCTCCTGCGCGTCACCTCATCCATCTC
This region includes:
- the erpA gene encoding iron-sulfur cluster insertion protein ErpA encodes the protein MGTGLKPLVSLTDNAAAKVRAFREKTPDAKDKMFRVFVEGGGCSGFQYGFTFDELRAGDEKVACGDIDVLIDPQSKTYLMGSVVDFVEDFKGSGFTVRNPNAKGSCGCGTSFTV